One genomic region from Terriglobia bacterium encodes:
- a CDS encoding transposase, whose protein sequence is MHFYRRNLPHIQEFDATYFVTFRVWKYPYLPPIARFIALRHCLFEDGRRIELHACVIMPTHVHLLFTALEDERGYPFSLAEIMKGIKGVSARNINKLLKRRGQLWQDESFDRIMRAGEFQDKLDYIIANPISAGLAKRPGQYKWVWVQKIPQEGVPVPQRSTPNVSSSS, encoded by the coding sequence ATGCATTTTTATCGGAGAAATCTGCCACATATCCAAGAGTTCGACGCGACTTATTTTGTGACCTTTCGTGTCTGGAAGTATCCCTATCTTCCTCCGATTGCTCGGTTCATTGCGCTGCGGCATTGTCTCTTTGAAGATGGACGAAGAATCGAGCTTCATGCCTGTGTCATCATGCCAACCCACGTTCATCTCTTGTTTACTGCTCTGGAAGACGAGCGTGGTTATCCATTTTCTCTTGCTGAGATCATGAAAGGGATAAAAGGCGTTTCAGCGCGCAATATAAATAAACTGCTGAAAAGACGTGGTCAGCTCTGGCAGGATGAATCCTTTGACCGAATCATGCGTGCTGGAGAGTTTCAGGACAAGCTGGATTACATCATTGCCAATCCAATTAGTGCTGGACTCGCTAAGCGGCCCGGCCAATATAAATGGGTTTGGGTACAGAAGATCCCACAGGAAGGAGTGCCTGTGCCACAAAGATCTACCCCGAACGTCTCTTCTTCCTCATGA
- the purM gene encoding phosphoribosylformylglycinamidine cyclo-ligase, with protein sequence MKKTSITYADSGVDIDRADRAKQRIKYLAHRTFTPGVVSEIGGFGGMFAIDKKKFRDPVLVSSVDGVGTKLKVAFMMNLHHTVGGDLVNHCVNDIAVQGATPLFFMDYLATGSLDPEIAEKIVEGMADACRHNGCALIGGETAEMPGFYHKGEYDLAGFIVGVVEKSKIITGENVEVGDVLVGLPSNGLHTNGYSLARKLFFDVAKYTPDTYVNEMKAKAGAELMHTHKSYWPVLKKLIAAELVHAMAHITGGGITDNLPRVLPKGTGAVVEMGTWPILPVFTHMQHIGNVPQEDMMRTFNMGIGMVLVVPAKKFKRVQSMIEKMGEKAYLIGRIVKGDRKVHYA encoded by the coding sequence TTGAAAAAGACTTCGATCACATACGCCGACAGCGGCGTTGACATTGACCGCGCCGACCGCGCCAAGCAGCGCATTAAGTACCTGGCTCATCGCACGTTCACGCCGGGAGTAGTGAGCGAGATCGGCGGCTTCGGCGGCATGTTCGCCATTGACAAGAAAAAGTTTCGCGACCCCGTGCTGGTTTCCAGCGTTGACGGCGTCGGCACCAAGCTCAAAGTCGCTTTCATGATGAACCTGCATCACACCGTGGGCGGCGACCTGGTAAACCACTGCGTGAATGACATTGCCGTGCAGGGGGCAACGCCTCTTTTCTTCATGGATTACCTTGCCACCGGCTCGCTTGATCCGGAGATTGCGGAAAAGATTGTTGAAGGCATGGCCGACGCCTGCCGGCACAACGGCTGCGCGCTGATCGGTGGTGAAACGGCTGAGATGCCGGGTTTCTACCACAAAGGCGAATACGATCTGGCTGGTTTTATTGTTGGTGTGGTGGAAAAAAGTAAAATCATCACCGGCGAGAACGTTGAAGTCGGAGACGTGCTGGTGGGATTGCCTTCCAACGGCTTGCATACCAACGGATACTCCCTGGCCCGCAAATTGTTTTTCGATGTCGCCAAATACACGCCCGATACCTACGTGAACGAAATGAAAGCCAAAGCCGGCGCCGAGCTCATGCATACGCACAAGAGTTACTGGCCGGTGCTGAAGAAGCTGATTGCGGCTGAGCTGGTGCATGCCATGGCGCACATCACCGGCGGCGGTATTACGGACAATCTGCCGCGCGTGCTGCCCAAAGGCACCGGAGCGGTGGTGGAAATGGGCACATGGCCTATTCTGCCGGTGTTTACCCACATGCAGCACATTGGCAACGTGCCGCAGGAAGACATGATGCGGACCTTCAACATGGGGATCGGCATGGTGCTGGTGGTGCCGGCAAAAAAGTTCAAGCGTGTGCAATCCATGATTGAAAAGATGGGCGAGAAAGCTTATCTCATCGGGCGGATCGTCAAGGGCGACCGCAAAGTCCACTACGCATAA
- a CDS encoding BamA/TamA family outer membrane protein, whose product MPRCRSVCLMVVLCLSVSFAQEQEAFAPQSTQKATPSPQSAPTPIPNTQVPPAPEPASSPASASPAVQLSSGLNSLQGLKVAMIQVNGPGIDDVESLLTILPQKVNEPLDRYKIRQSVQALYNTGRFAEIQVEAQRNPAGEVVLAFDARENYFFGSILAEGSPVHPTDNQLVNASKLNLGEQYTDEKIAAGIEGMQRTLQENGFYQATIKPYYEWDSRNQQVKVEFMVDRGKLARVGVINVGGSSGYSAEEITNIAKLHSGDVVSAGRRTRALQRLRKLYQKQDRLEAQVTMTQRTYHPETNRLDYTFEINRGPVVDVKVEGAKMRRGQVKKLVPVFEESAVDDDLLNEGARNIRDYFQSKGFFDVKVTYEQAQDSTTERRTIIFHIERNERHKLVELAIQGNHYFQREDLREQMVMQPAGGLLLYGLFSQSILARDVQSIENLYRNNGFLQAKVTPEVQDNYGKQGHIRVNMVVVEGPQTLVGKLKIEGNEALPEGQIRGLITASEGQPYSDSMVITDQSAILEQYYNLGFPKVKFDYTTQPEADNPNRIDVMYTINEGAQVFVDKVLISGLNYTRPFIVDREIKIGAGDRLSQSQMLDSQRRLYDMGIFNEVGVAVQNPEGDATNKKINFQLSEARRYTFNYGLGLEVQTGQPSGTTNPQGNTGVSGRVSFDVTRLNFRGRDHTVTLKTRYGNLEKLALVGYGAPRLFDSQKLTLDFTAFYQETNDVSTFTSKRLEGSASIKHEMNRATTLLYRLIYRRVSTSNLVIDPHLVPLFSQAVRVGMPDFSYVRDTRDNPIESLKGTFNSLDLGVASGIFGSQANFTRVVVQNSSYYQFHKRRWVFARSTRIGVEEPFASTDFAPLPERFFAGGSTSHRGFGINQAGPRDLTSGFPLGGEALFLNNLELRTPPLPLPYVGNNLSAVVFHDMGNVFSTAGDMANSILKFSQPDRSLCLHPAAATCNFNYVSHAVGAGARYRTPIGPVSFDVGYNLNPPAFPISAPAAPAVPSSQVLKHFNFFFNIGQTF is encoded by the coding sequence TTGCCGCGCTGCCGATCAGTGTGCCTGATGGTCGTGCTCTGCCTGAGCGTGTCCTTTGCCCAGGAGCAGGAAGCTTTTGCGCCTCAAAGCACCCAAAAAGCCACCCCATCGCCCCAAAGCGCTCCTACCCCGATCCCCAACACGCAGGTCCCGCCAGCCCCTGAGCCTGCTTCTTCTCCTGCCAGCGCGTCTCCGGCGGTGCAACTCTCTAGCGGACTCAACAGCTTGCAGGGGCTTAAAGTTGCAATGATTCAAGTAAACGGTCCGGGAATCGACGATGTGGAGAGCCTGCTGACAATACTGCCGCAGAAGGTAAATGAGCCGCTGGATCGATACAAGATCAGGCAGTCCGTACAGGCGCTTTACAACACTGGCCGTTTCGCGGAAATCCAGGTGGAAGCCCAGCGCAATCCCGCCGGGGAAGTGGTTCTGGCGTTCGATGCTCGCGAAAACTATTTCTTTGGGTCCATTCTGGCAGAGGGTTCGCCTGTCCACCCAACTGACAACCAATTGGTCAATGCCAGCAAACTCAATCTGGGTGAGCAATACACTGACGAAAAGATCGCCGCAGGAATCGAGGGAATGCAGCGAACGCTGCAGGAGAATGGGTTTTACCAGGCCACAATCAAGCCATACTATGAGTGGGATTCGCGCAATCAGCAGGTCAAGGTGGAGTTTATGGTGGACCGGGGGAAGCTTGCGCGCGTAGGAGTGATCAACGTTGGAGGGTCATCCGGTTATAGCGCGGAAGAAATCACAAACATCGCCAAGCTGCATTCGGGGGACGTGGTTTCCGCCGGTCGCCGCACACGGGCCTTGCAGCGGCTGCGCAAACTCTACCAGAAGCAGGACCGGCTGGAAGCCCAGGTCACCATGACACAGCGAACCTACCACCCGGAGACCAATCGGCTGGATTACACCTTTGAGATCAACCGTGGCCCGGTGGTGGACGTTAAAGTGGAAGGCGCAAAAATGCGCCGCGGGCAGGTCAAGAAATTGGTCCCGGTTTTTGAAGAAAGCGCGGTTGACGATGATCTGCTGAATGAAGGGGCGCGCAACATACGCGACTATTTTCAATCGAAGGGCTTTTTTGACGTGAAGGTTACGTATGAGCAAGCGCAGGATTCGACTACCGAAAGGCGCACCATAATTTTTCACATCGAAAGGAACGAACGGCACAAGCTGGTGGAGCTGGCGATACAGGGCAACCATTACTTCCAACGCGAAGACTTGCGCGAGCAGATGGTCATGCAGCCGGCCGGCGGTTTACTGCTATACGGCTTATTCAGTCAGTCCATCCTGGCTCGCGACGTGCAATCAATTGAAAACCTTTATCGCAATAACGGTTTTCTTCAGGCCAAAGTCACGCCAGAAGTGCAAGATAATTATGGCAAGCAAGGCCACATCCGCGTAAACATGGTTGTGGTAGAAGGCCCGCAGACGCTCGTGGGAAAATTGAAGATTGAGGGTAATGAGGCCCTTCCGGAGGGCCAGATTCGCGGCCTGATCACGGCTTCAGAAGGTCAACCCTATTCTGATTCCATGGTGATCACAGACCAGTCAGCGATTCTGGAGCAATACTACAATCTGGGGTTTCCCAAAGTGAAATTCGATTACACCACGCAGCCCGAAGCGGATAATCCCAATAGGATTGACGTGATGTATACCATCAATGAAGGCGCGCAGGTTTTTGTAGATAAGGTCCTGATTTCCGGCCTGAACTATACGCGGCCGTTTATTGTGGACCGTGAAATCAAGATTGGCGCCGGCGACCGGCTGAGCCAGAGTCAGATGCTCGATTCCCAGCGCCGCTTGTACGACATGGGTATCTTCAATGAAGTAGGCGTGGCGGTGCAGAACCCTGAAGGCGACGCCACTAATAAAAAAATAAACTTCCAGCTCTCTGAAGCGCGGCGATATACATTTAATTACGGTCTTGGGCTCGAAGTGCAGACAGGACAGCCCAGCGGCACCACTAATCCCCAGGGAAACACTGGCGTCAGCGGCCGCGTGTCATTCGATGTCACGCGCCTTAACTTTCGCGGACGCGATCACACGGTCACTCTCAAGACCCGTTACGGTAACCTGGAAAAGCTGGCGCTCGTGGGCTACGGCGCTCCACGGCTGTTCGATTCGCAAAAACTTACGCTCGATTTTACGGCCTTCTACCAGGAGACCAATGACGTGAGCACATTCACCTCTAAGCGGTTGGAAGGATCGGCTTCCATCAAGCATGAGATGAACCGCGCCACAACGCTTCTGTATCGCCTCATTTACCGGCGCGTCAGCACGAGCAATTTGGTCATCGATCCCCACCTGGTGCCGCTGTTTTCACAGGCGGTGCGCGTTGGCATGCCGGATTTTAGCTACGTCCGCGATACTCGCGATAACCCTATCGAGTCGCTCAAGGGAACATTCAACTCGCTTGATCTGGGCGTCGCCTCCGGGATATTCGGTTCTCAGGCAAACTTCACGCGCGTGGTGGTGCAGAACTCCAGCTACTACCAATTTCATAAGCGCCGCTGGGTGTTTGCCCGGTCCACGCGCATAGGTGTGGAAGAACCGTTCGCTTCCACTGACTTTGCTCCGCTTCCTGAACGCTTCTTCGCCGGTGGCAGCACGTCGCATCGCGGATTCGGTATCAACCAAGCGGGTCCACGTGACCTTACCAGCGGCTTTCCTCTGGGCGGCGAGGCACTGTTTTTGAACAACCTTGAATTGCGTACCCCGCCGCTGCCGCTTCCTTATGTTGGCAACAATTTAAGCGCGGTAGTGTTTCATGATATGGGGAATGTTTTTTCCACGGCCGGCGATATGGCCAACAGCATCCTTAAGTTTTCTCAGCCTGACCGGAGCCTCTGCTTGCATCCAGCCGCGGCAACCTGCAACTTCAATTATGTGTCGCACGCGGTGGGCGCGGGTGCACGGTATCGTACCCCAATCGGCCCGGTGAGTTTTGATGTTGGTTATAACCTCAACCCGCCGGCATTTCCCATTTCTGCGCCTGCTGCTCCTGCAGTCCCTTCTTCACAGGTGCTGAAGCATTTCAATTTCTTTTTCAATATTGGACAGACTTTCTGA
- the tyrS gene encoding tyrosine--tRNA ligase: MANFPPVEEQLAYIKKGASEIIHERELRERLEQSLKTGKPMRVKAGFDPTAPDLHVGHTVLMRKLKHFQDLGHTVIFLIGDFTAMIGDPTGRSVTRPPLTREDVDRNAETYKTQVFKILDREKTVIDFNSRWFSKMAVEDFLRLCARFTLSQMLEREEFHKRFHEEKPIHMHEMMYCICQGYDSVALEADVELGGTDQKFNLLMGRNLQRDYGQPSQIVLTMPLLEGTDGVQKMSKSYGNYIGISEPPQEIYGKVMSISDDLMWRYYELLTDVKVSEIEQMKADAASGKQHPMQLKKALARRIVQDFHGEQAAAAADENWAKQFQKDEVPENVESQTIAFAEVRSGSEADQSPYPGIVKMDKLIVKAGLADSATDAQRKRKQNAVKIDEKIVDDHALIWNRPLSDEFILKVGRKMKRIKFI, translated from the coding sequence ATGGCAAACTTTCCTCCTGTAGAAGAACAACTGGCATACATCAAGAAGGGCGCGTCGGAGATCATTCATGAGCGCGAACTGCGCGAGCGCCTTGAGCAATCTCTCAAGACCGGCAAGCCGATGCGGGTAAAAGCCGGTTTTGATCCCACGGCGCCTGACCTGCACGTTGGCCACACAGTGCTCATGCGCAAGCTGAAGCACTTCCAGGACCTGGGACATACGGTGATCTTTCTCATCGGGGACTTCACGGCAATGATCGGCGACCCGACCGGGCGCTCCGTCACGCGGCCGCCTTTGACGCGCGAAGATGTGGACCGCAATGCAGAGACCTACAAAACACAGGTCTTCAAAATTCTTGACCGCGAGAAGACGGTCATCGATTTCAACTCCCGCTGGTTTTCCAAAATGGCGGTGGAAGATTTTCTCCGACTGTGCGCCAGGTTCACCTTGTCCCAGATGCTGGAGCGCGAAGAGTTTCACAAACGATTTCATGAAGAAAAGCCCATCCACATGCATGAAATGATGTATTGCATTTGCCAGGGCTATGATTCCGTGGCGCTGGAAGCCGACGTGGAACTTGGCGGCACGGACCAGAAGTTCAACCTGCTCATGGGGCGCAATCTCCAGCGCGACTACGGCCAGCCATCGCAAATCGTTCTCACCATGCCGTTGCTTGAAGGCACCGATGGGGTACAGAAGATGTCGAAGAGTTATGGCAACTACATCGGCATCAGCGAACCTCCGCAGGAGATCTACGGCAAAGTAATGTCGATTTCTGACGATCTGATGTGGAGATATTACGAGCTGCTTACAGATGTTAAGGTGTCTGAGATTGAGCAGATGAAAGCCGACGCGGCTTCAGGCAAGCAACATCCGATGCAGCTGAAGAAAGCGCTGGCACGCAGGATTGTTCAGGACTTCCATGGAGAACAAGCTGCGGCCGCAGCGGATGAGAACTGGGCAAAACAGTTTCAGAAGGACGAGGTGCCGGAGAATGTGGAAAGCCAGACTATTGCCTTCGCCGAGGTGCGTTCCGGTTCGGAGGCTGATCAGTCTCCGTATCCGGGCATTGTCAAAATGGATAAATTGATTGTGAAGGCTGGTCTTGCAGATTCAGCGACCGATGCTCAACGAAAGAGAAAGCAGAACGCAGTAAAGATCGATGAAAAAATAGTTGATGACCATGCACTAATCTGGAATCGACCATTAAGCGATGAATTCATTTTGAAGGTAGGCAGAAAAATGAAACGCATTAAGTTCATCTAA
- the purN gene encoding phosphoribosylglycinamide formyltransferase translates to MATLKKLGILLSGRGSNFEAIADFIKAGRLHAEIAIVISNRADAPGLESAKRRGLNAVLIASKGRVREEHDADVIAALHHAQVDLICLAGYMRLLSPHFIQAFPDRIVNIHPSLLPAFPGMDAQKQALEYGVKVTGCTVHFVDEHLDNGPIILQKTVPVLDGDDVNALSARILEQEHAAYSEAIGLLLSGEFEIQGRAVVRRQVRAEGK, encoded by the coding sequence ATGGCTACCCTGAAAAAATTGGGAATCCTGCTTTCCGGCCGTGGCTCGAATTTTGAGGCCATTGCGGATTTCATAAAAGCCGGAAGGCTTCACGCCGAAATCGCAATTGTAATTTCCAATCGCGCAGACGCTCCTGGCCTTGAGTCGGCAAAGCGGCGCGGTTTGAACGCCGTGTTGATAGCTTCCAAAGGCCGTGTCCGTGAGGAGCATGACGCGGACGTTATAGCGGCGCTGCATCATGCGCAAGTGGATTTGATCTGCCTGGCCGGCTATATGCGCCTGCTTTCACCTCACTTCATACAGGCTTTTCCCGATCGCATCGTCAACATTCATCCGTCATTGTTACCGGCGTTCCCCGGCATGGACGCGCAGAAGCAGGCGCTGGAATATGGCGTGAAGGTGACCGGCTGTACCGTGCATTTTGTCGATGAGCATTTGGACAACGGCCCAATCATCTTGCAGAAGACCGTGCCTGTGCTGGATGGCGATGATGTAAATGCGCTCTCGGCCAGAATTCTGGAGCAGGAGCACGCGGCGTATTCAGAGGCCATTGGGCTGTTGCTCTCCGGCGAATTCGAGATTCAGGGCAGAGCGGTTGTGCGACGCCAAGTCCGTGCGGAGGGCAAGTAG
- a CDS encoding ThiF family adenylyltransferase, whose amino-acid sequence MKFEDRYSRQVLFPGIGAEGQHRLAKGRVAIVGCGATGACVSGLLARAGVGHLTIIDRDYVEPSNLQRQSLFDEADAAESLPKAVAAARKIAAFNSEVQATPVVADLTPENIEQLLANADLILDATDNFETRYLINDFAVKHGKSWIYAAAVASYAVTMNVIPGETACLACVFPAPPQGTVETCDTAGILNSAVNLIGSIEATEAIKFLVGAKDKLRRTLLSFDVWSNEQAEIAAARPRSGCQTCDKREFVHLAGERRPQITLCGRNSVQIHERNRPVDFAEMSARLGAHGTVKHNAFVLKFWREPFEMTLFPDGRAIIKGTNDASVARSLYARFVGS is encoded by the coding sequence ATGAAGTTTGAGGATCGATACTCACGGCAGGTGCTTTTTCCGGGCATCGGAGCAGAAGGGCAGCACCGTCTGGCCAAAGGCCGGGTTGCGATTGTGGGCTGTGGCGCGACGGGCGCCTGCGTTTCCGGTTTGCTGGCCCGGGCCGGGGTGGGACATTTAACTATTATCGATCGGGATTACGTTGAACCAAGCAATCTCCAACGCCAATCGTTGTTTGATGAAGCCGATGCCGCTGAATCGCTACCCAAGGCAGTAGCGGCGGCGCGCAAGATCGCAGCTTTTAATTCCGAGGTTCAAGCCACTCCCGTGGTGGCTGATCTGACGCCGGAAAACATTGAGCAACTTCTTGCGAACGCCGATTTGATTCTGGACGCAACCGATAACTTTGAGACCCGCTATCTCATCAACGATTTTGCCGTAAAACATGGCAAATCCTGGATTTATGCCGCCGCCGTTGCCTCTTACGCCGTGACCATGAATGTGATCCCCGGCGAAACGGCTTGCCTGGCCTGTGTGTTCCCTGCGCCGCCGCAGGGTACAGTGGAAACGTGTGACACGGCGGGAATCCTGAACAGCGCAGTCAATTTGATTGGATCAATCGAAGCGACTGAGGCAATTAAATTTCTGGTAGGAGCAAAGGATAAGCTACGCCGCACATTGCTCTCTTTCGATGTATGGAGCAATGAGCAGGCCGAGATCGCGGCTGCTCGGCCGCGTTCCGGCTGCCAGACCTGTGACAAGCGTGAGTTTGTTCATCTGGCAGGAGAGCGCCGACCACAAATCACATTGTGCGGCAGGAACTCTGTTCAGATCCATGAACGCAACCGCCCTGTGGACTTTGCTGAGATGTCAGCCCGTCTGGGCGCGCACGGCACGGTGAAGCACAATGCATTCGTGTTGAAATTCTGGCGTGAGCCATTTGAAATGACCCTCTTTCCCGATGGCCGGGCCATCATCAAAGGGACGAACGATGCTTCCGTGGCGCGCAGCCTGTACGCCCGTTTTGTAGGTAGCTGA
- the dut gene encoding dUTP diphosphatase, giving the protein MLSVKLLSAAAKAPTVAHPGEDLGYDIYSAETVTLEGRSHAIVSTGIAIECTSPTGEPMGALLRDKSSMAARRLVLTGGVIDSGYRGEIKVLMENLSDLPATIRAGDKIANLIPYPVLTGEVKVVDDLNESSRKAGGFGSSGR; this is encoded by the coding sequence GTGCTTAGTGTGAAGTTGCTGTCTGCCGCTGCCAAGGCGCCCACAGTTGCACATCCGGGAGAAGACCTGGGCTATGACATTTACTCCGCTGAAACCGTAACACTGGAAGGCCGCAGCCATGCCATCGTCTCCACCGGGATTGCTATTGAATGCACGTCTCCGACCGGTGAGCCAATGGGCGCGCTGCTTCGGGATAAATCATCCATGGCTGCGCGGCGCTTGGTGCTGACCGGCGGCGTGATTGATTCGGGCTATCGCGGCGAGATCAAAGTCCTGATGGAAAATCTGAGTGACTTGCCCGCGACCATCCGCGCTGGCGATAAGATCGCCAACCTGATTCCTTATCCAGTGCTGACAGGCGAGGTCAAAGTCGTCGATGATCTGAATGAATCGAGCCGCAAGGCGGGTGGCTTTGGGTCTTCGGGACGGTAG
- a CDS encoding integration host factor subunit beta: MTKADLIEEVSRLAELTRKDSEIIVETIFDSVVRSLRSGDKIEIRGFGSFRTRQRKPRVGRNPKTGARVEVPAKKIPYFKPSKELKDVINHGKPGEAAAPSAAPAAEGPTS; this comes from the coding sequence ATGACCAAAGCCGATTTGATTGAAGAGGTTTCACGCCTGGCAGAGCTGACACGCAAAGACAGCGAAATTATTGTGGAAACCATTTTTGACAGCGTGGTTCGCTCTCTGCGCTCCGGCGACAAGATTGAGATCCGTGGCTTTGGCAGTTTCCGCACCCGGCAGCGCAAGCCTCGCGTGGGCCGCAACCCGAAAACCGGCGCGCGGGTGGAAGTGCCGGCAAAGAAAATCCCTTATTTCAAGCCCAGCAAAGAACTTAAGGACGTAATCAATCACGGAAAGCCGGGAGAAGCAGCAGCTCCCTCCGCCGCACCGGCGGCCGAAGGTCCAACTTCTTAA
- a CDS encoding diacylglycerol kinase family lipid kinase: protein MIAAALLHPDVSPKVVDRFRSSGVEIKMLDHLEQPENYSAALIFGGDGTVHRHLPQLYHYKTPTLVVPTGSGNDFAKGLGIRSVETALQSWKQFCSNGKNVREIDLGVIRASSNETLFCCVTGVGMDAEANARANRMPAWLKSRGGYVLAALQSLIAFSPAEMNISAEGREIRRSAFFIAVGNALSYGGGMKVTPQATLDDGLLDVCLVSKMNKLKLLCWVPTIFFGQHLRLKQVEYFQASQIKIETERKLDLYADGDYAGQTPVEIGLIRHGMRVIVPA, encoded by the coding sequence ATGATCGCCGCCGCGCTCCTTCACCCGGACGTGTCGCCCAAAGTTGTTGATCGCTTCAGAAGCAGCGGCGTTGAGATAAAAATGCTGGACCATCTGGAACAGCCTGAAAACTATTCTGCCGCTCTCATCTTCGGCGGCGACGGCACTGTCCATCGCCATCTCCCTCAACTTTATCACTACAAAACTCCCACGCTGGTGGTACCCACCGGCAGCGGCAATGATTTTGCCAAAGGGTTGGGAATCCGCAGTGTAGAAACCGCATTGCAATCATGGAAGCAGTTTTGCTCGAACGGAAAGAATGTAAGAGAGATCGACTTAGGTGTGATCCGTGCCAGCAGCAATGAAACGCTCTTTTGTTGCGTGACCGGAGTGGGAATGGACGCAGAGGCCAACGCCCGCGCTAATCGAATGCCGGCATGGCTAAAAAGCAGAGGTGGATATGTCTTGGCGGCCTTGCAATCTCTCATCGCGTTCAGCCCTGCTGAAATGAACATATCGGCTGAAGGACGAGAAATCCGGCGGTCCGCGTTCTTTATTGCTGTGGGAAATGCTCTTAGCTATGGCGGCGGGATGAAAGTAACACCGCAGGCCACGCTCGATGACGGATTGCTGGACGTCTGTCTGGTCAGCAAAATGAACAAACTCAAACTGCTTTGCTGGGTGCCAACCATTTTTTTCGGCCAACACCTGCGGCTCAAGCAAGTGGAATACTTTCAGGCCAGTCAGATAAAGATCGAGACTGAGCGCAAGCTGGATCTCTACGCTGATGGTGATTATGCTGGGCAAACCCCTGTGGAGATTGGGCTTATCCGGCACGGGATGCGCGTGATCGTTCCCGCTTAG
- a CDS encoding SurA N-terminal domain-containing protein: MRARRHFVIVLLLAGIAQAQVVDRMVAVVNKHVILESELDQATRVEFLLQSKPIERVTSVDRTAVLERLIDRSLLDQQIVNPAMLDPAPEELKSKIEELRQGIPGVSTNENWKTILAGYGLTQQDVEEQLTSQFRILRFIDLRFRGLVRIDKEAIAVYYRDRFLPEVRKRNASEPQLSEVSDKIEQILAEQRIDELLNNWLKTLRAQAHIERMLPPAATNAGTP; the protein is encoded by the coding sequence ATGAGAGCGCGCCGCCATTTCGTAATCGTTCTGCTGCTTGCCGGAATCGCGCAGGCCCAGGTGGTAGATCGTATGGTGGCGGTCGTCAACAAGCACGTGATTCTGGAAAGCGAGCTTGATCAAGCCACGCGGGTGGAATTTCTGCTGCAATCCAAACCGATTGAACGTGTGACCTCTGTTGATCGAACGGCGGTCCTGGAGCGTCTGATCGACCGCTCCCTACTTGACCAGCAGATTGTGAATCCGGCCATGCTGGATCCTGCGCCGGAAGAGCTGAAGTCAAAGATTGAAGAGCTGCGGCAAGGCATTCCTGGCGTCTCGACGAATGAAAACTGGAAAACCATCCTTGCCGGCTACGGCCTGACGCAGCAGGACGTGGAAGAACAACTGACATCGCAATTCCGAATTCTTCGCTTTATCGATCTGCGCTTTCGCGGGTTGGTGCGCATCGATAAAGAAGCGATTGCCGTCTACTATCGAGACCGTTTTCTACCTGAGGTGCGCAAGCGCAACGCTTCCGAGCCTCAACTCTCAGAGGTGTCAGACAAGATTGAGCAGATACTTGCGGAGCAGCGCATTGACGAGCTTTTGAATAACTGGCTGAAGACTTTGCGCGCCCAGGCCCACATTGAGCGCATGTTGCCGCCGGCCGCGACGAACGCTGGGACCCCATGA